A stretch of DNA from Paramisgurnus dabryanus chromosome 19, PD_genome_1.1, whole genome shotgun sequence:
ACCCTGTGTCACCCAAGCCATGAAGGAAGATCACCTGCAATTTTAAAAGAAATTCACATGAGAgtaatatctttaaaaaaataaaaccacaaGGGCCTTGATTTCTGGTGTGCAAAGGAAATAGGTCAGTCTGTGTTTGATGTATATTTACATGAAGACAGCATCTCTAAACTAACTCTTACTGCGTATCTACTCCTCCTTCGACCAAAGAGACTGTAAGATGTTTACAATACTGAGAAATGGCAGAAGTATTGATATTAGGAAGATTAAGTATAACCTTTGATTACTTTGAACCACAGGAATTTTTGGTTAATGATTTGACTGATCTCTTACCACAGCTGTCTCCTTCTCTGTCCCAGACAAAGTCACAGCTTCGGCTAGCAACGGTACAGACATGTTGTTGCCACACATACAATGTGAGGAgtgctttaaaacaaacacaaaaccaaagAGTTCAAAAAAGATCAGTCAAACATGCGGATGAAATGCAGTGACTAAAAGCCCAATGAATAATGGGTATTAAAGATACGAACCAGTGATGGGGAACGAAAGTGTCAGCAGGCTGCAGAATGATTAACAAAAGTTGGTTTAATTACTATTGgtgttgcatttatttattattttagctAGCAAAGCAATTCAAGCCCATCTATATCTAAAAGTGCCCAAATACGCCTACCTACATgagaaaacaaagaaaatcaAAAATAATTGGGGGGTGGACAAGCAATGTTGCATGTGTTCATTATAGTCCATTAAGTTCTTTCTAGTGGTAGCTCTCTAGATCACAAGTTTGTACTTGCAAACATCTATTTAACACAAGTTCCAAGAAAACAATTTCCAATGCAGCTTAAGTGAAAGCCATGGGTCCCTGTTTCCTGGAACCACATGACAGTACTGGGAAATTAAATCTTGACATTTGCAGGAGGCAAAAAAATAACTCAATTTAATGCTTTCATTCCTCTGTGAGTGGCCATATCACAAGTTTTAGCcttaagtgtttttttaaagaatttcaTGTCTTCCTTCTAAGGGTGACTGTATTTTTCCTAGATTTTAGTATTGGCCACAAGATGTTATCCAATTCGTTTGTGAAATAATCTGTCACTGACCTCTCTAGAATATAATACAGAAAAGAACTTGACTCTATAAAATTAATCAATGTGCATGATGACTTTCTGTATGGACATTTGTTCACAGCACGACTCACTGATgtacaataaaacaaaatgtattagTGCAGTAATCCTCCAGAGTACAGAAGCATCGCATATACATGAATACCACAATAATTTGATATTCAAAAAAGAAAGGAAATGGGTTGGCATGGGAATCAATAGAGAGTAGGGCGAAGCTAAGCTCACATTTTAATGCCTGGCGGAAAATAGACAAGGTTAAATGTATGAATAATGCCGCCGGGTCGTTTCATAAATACCGGACCTACATGATTGCAGTTAGGCAGTCTAATCCTGTTCCGCCTGCATTATTCTCACAATGAATCCACAGCCTCATACATAGAGCCATCTGAATCAATCTCCTAGCATAATCCCACTATTAAGGCGCTTAACAACAACGTATAACCTTCATAACGATCAATAACACCGAGGTCGTGGGGTAGACTAAATTCTAGGGTGCAAGTAATAAAAAAAGCACTTATAAACAGCGGCGCATTGCAACAAATTTATTGACTCACCGTTTGCTATCCAGATCACAACGGAACTTCCGCTCCGTCGCCGACTGCCGGGGAAGGGCGGAGACAAAGCGCCGTGACGTCACCTCATTCGCTCAGACGCGTgggtttaaaacattttaacaaatgtaaataaatgttttttattttttattttaaggtgCTGTAGTTAGTTTCTTATGTTGTAATcgtaattttataaaaatttaaaacaacTGAATAGTGTTAAAACTTTACATGCAATTTGACTTGAACTGTCATTGAGCCTTTCCAATACAAACAATGCAAATTGTCGACATATTTGTAAACATGAACTACAAGATGCAAAATATCCTCTTGATAGCGTTTCTTTGGCGATGCTCTGGAAAAACAGACCTATGTCGTTGTTTGCCTATTCaactgttaaagcaacactatgtagtttccatgtaaaaatgacttgcagctcccccatgtggttgaaaagcgcaacagtgcctggtatcagacactcttctgcaggcagggggaggggcggggctgtgtttcctaccctccaccgccactttcagagtgtgcttgtagcagctaggaggctgctcaggttgcagcaacagtacaatttgtccagttaaaagtggttctatcactgaaataattttagagacattatttaaaggtaaaaaaaactacatagtgttgctttaataattCACTGACATTGAGTTTATTCGACATAAGTATGAAAAAAAGTCCATAAGTGCGTATATGTTTATTGGCACATTAGCAGAAGTGCAGGTGAACAAACACTCGTTAATACACAAATTCCTGTTAATCACATCAAAGCATATTTAGCCAATAAAGCCCTCTTAGTTCACTCTTATCAAAACTCATGCACACTTTTATTGTTTCACAGAGAAAGCATGAGATTCCCTCTTCTTCATTTGTCATGATATGAACTGTGTCTGCGGGGTTATAGTCTCCACTTTGTGATCTGCTGGGTTGGCTGCTGCTTCATAGTTACAGATTGTAATTTCATGTCTGTGAgcctaaaagagaaaaaaatctaaactttaGATAAAGGTCATGGAACAAATAGTAGAACCATCAAATTATACATTTTGAAACGTAATAGACCTACTACTACAAGAGCAAAAACCAAACACCAACCTCTGAATACTCTCCACGTAGTCCAATATAAAACACACGAGTGGATTCAGCCCCAAAGTTATGAGATATGTGAATAGATAACTGCTGCACATTGGAGAATCTGGCAATTCTACACAAAATGTCAAGTACAGCAGAGATTTGTAAGAGTGTCCAACAGATATGAAGCCAAAAGTGATGAATTAATGTACCCGTTTGTCTTAAACCAAATTCCTTACTTGGTTGGATACTCCAGTTCAGCCAATGGATCCCTGTTAAGGCGAAATGCTTGATCTGGTTCTCTGCTTGTGTCATCAAATGACATCTGGGGTATGTTCTTGAATCTGTTAAGAAAGTTGAATTTTATACAATCTTATTTATGTGAAtgttttttcttattattattttaaaaagaacataCAGAGAAGAACTCACAGTCTTATTTCAGCTGGGTGTGACTCATCATCTTCTCCAGAAATAATGATTCCTTTCAGCTTCACATTACCTGTAAACCTGCAGATATACGCAATACATTTCTGTCCTTGGCAAACCATGACCAATCTCTCCCAAGCaggtttatttaaaaattaaagtgatataaacaaaaatgtttgcTTTATCCTGTCTGCTATACAGACACAATAAACGTGCGCTGCTAAAGAGCATAGCTTACGGTATATTGAACAGAAGTTCCTCATCAGCATCACTTTCAACAAACTGCAAATAAAATGGCAGATACACATTAGAACATGAAGATTATTTCTGTTTTCGCTTTAATACCTTCATTGTCAACAGACATATTCGAATTTCGATTCGaatttatataaaaacaaaagctcCTGCATAACTGCCAAGTTACATTACTTGGTACCTTCGTCCTGTCAGTGCGTTGATCCCACGGCTTGAAAACAAGTTTACCGTCTCCGTCTCGGCTTTCATTCAAGCACTGAAGCTTCTCGATGTCAATCCGTTTGTACAGCTCATATTCCACTCCCCGCTCAGCTGGCTCGTGCTCGCATTCGCAACAACCGTGACTATGCCCACCGTGGCCGTGACCGTGTCCAGACATGCTTGATTTAACCA
This window harbors:
- the pithd1 gene encoding PITH domain-containing protein 1 isoform X2, which produces MKAETETVNLFSSRGINALTGRRYQFVESDADEELLFNIPFTGNVKLKGIIISGEDDESHPAEIRLFKNIPQMSFDDTSREPDQAFRLNRDPLAELEYPTKIARFSNVQQLSIHISHNFGAESTRVFYIGLRGEYSEAHRHEITICNYEAAANPADHKVETITPQTQFIS
- the pithd1 gene encoding PITH domain-containing protein 1 isoform X1 gives rise to the protein MLHASIKCFNFHYAVNLTADGAGFISLYLQSTRSDQSHADTSQEGDSKRCTSISVLYTFQLLQPVPLYIAFTLQFVIQRTRTVVDNTALRINIYSRDCFSSLVKSSMSGHGHGHGGHSHGCCECEHEPAERGVEYELYKRIDIEKLQCLNESRDGDGKLVFKPWDQRTDRTKFVESDADEELLFNIPFTGNVKLKGIIISGEDDESHPAEIRLFKNIPQMSFDDTSREPDQAFRLNRDPLAELEYPTKIARFSNVQQLSIHISHNFGAESTRVFYIGLRGEYSEAHRHEITICNYEAAANPADHKVETITPQTQFIS